The following are encoded in a window of Candidatus Fluviicola riflensis genomic DNA:
- a CDS encoding VOC family protein, translating to MLKTNSYFNFQGNTGEVMDFYKSVFGGEFTSYQQFRGMPGCEKMPPEDLDKFMHICLTLPNGTEFMATDVLDSMEHKVVFGNFHYVCIHTESEAETDQLFNRLSEGGVIEMPVNKTFWGAYCGMCADKFGVQWMITFSYAK from the coding sequence ATGTTAAAGACAAACTCTTACTTTAATTTCCAGGGAAATACCGGCGAAGTCATGGATTTTTACAAATCGGTTTTCGGTGGTGAATTCACAAGTTACCAACAGTTTAGAGGAATGCCGGGCTGCGAAAAAATGCCGCCGGAAGATCTGGATAAATTCATGCACATCTGCCTAACGCTGCCAAACGGAACTGAATTTATGGCAACCGATGTGCTCGATTCCATGGAACATAAAGTGGTTTTTGGGAATTTTCATTATGTGTGTATTCATACCGAAAGCGAAGCAGAAACGGATCAGTTGTTTAATCGTTTGTCGGAAGGTGGTGTGATTGAAATGCCTGTAAACAAAACGTTTTGGGGTGCCTATTGTGGTATGTGCGCCGACAAGTTCGGGGTTCAATGGATGATTACGTTTTCGTACGCTAAATAA
- a CDS encoding AraC family transcriptional regulator gives MIRISIMVLKHAVLSSISDSAAVFRKVNELLAESGKEPCFDVQLVGLTSEVVLEKGLVTIRPDAIAGDVRQTDLIIVPSFSGYVNNSTFVNKECAPWIADQYKNGSEVASLCTGAFMVAYSGILNGKECTTHWAYSNEFRYFFPGVKLVDEKIVTDQDGLYSSGGSNSYWNLLIYLVEKFTNRETAIRAAKYFVIDLDKTNQSAFIIFQGLKDHDDEPVLKAQQYIEQHYWKKITVDQLAEQFNLTRRTFERRFKKATRNTVAEYIQRMKVEATKKQLEIGRKSINELMTDVGYSDIQAFREVFKRITGMTPIDYRKKYRS, from the coding sequence ATGATTCGGATTTCAATAATGGTGTTAAAACATGCGGTGTTGTCCTCGATCTCTGATTCGGCAGCTGTGTTTCGCAAAGTGAACGAGTTGCTGGCGGAATCGGGCAAAGAACCGTGTTTCGATGTGCAATTGGTTGGACTCACCAGTGAAGTTGTGCTGGAAAAAGGATTGGTTACAATTCGTCCTGACGCGATTGCCGGAGATGTTCGACAAACCGATCTGATCATCGTTCCGTCTTTTTCGGGCTACGTGAACAATTCCACGTTTGTGAATAAAGAATGTGCTCCGTGGATTGCCGATCAGTATAAAAACGGATCAGAGGTTGCCAGCCTGTGCACCGGAGCTTTCATGGTAGCTTATTCCGGAATTTTGAATGGTAAGGAATGTACCACGCACTGGGCGTATTCCAACGAATTCCGGTACTTTTTTCCGGGAGTAAAACTGGTGGATGAAAAAATAGTCACCGATCAGGATGGATTGTATTCCAGCGGCGGAAGCAATTCTTATTGGAATTTACTGATCTACCTGGTCGAAAAGTTCACCAATCGCGAAACTGCCATTCGCGCGGCGAAGTATTTTGTGATCGATCTGGATAAAACCAATCAATCGGCATTTATCATTTTCCAGGGATTGAAAGACCATGACGACGAACCTGTATTAAAGGCACAGCAATACATCGAACAACATTATTGGAAGAAAATTACGGTTGATCAATTGGCTGAACAATTCAATTTGACGCGCCGAACTTTTGAACGACGATTCAAAAAAGCTACCCGAAACACCGTAGCTGAATACATTCAACGAATGAAAGTGGAAGCCACGAAGAAACAATTGGAAATCGGACGCAAATCGATCAACGAACTGATGACAGATGTTGGTTATTCGGATATCCAGGCGTTCAGGGAAGTATTCAAACGGATTACGGGAATGACACCGATTGATTACCGGAAGAAGTATCGGTCTTAA
- a CDS encoding DNA polymerase III subunit gamma/tau (catalyzes the DNA-template-directed extension of the 3'-end of a DNA strand; the tau chain serves as a scaffold to help in the dimerizaton of the alpha,epsilon and theta core complex; the gamma chain seems to interact with the delta and delta' subunits to transfer the beta subunit on the DNA), producing MSEFVVSARKYRPQTFDTVVGQKSITTTLKSAIKNDHLAQAFLFCGSRGVGKTTTARILAKTINCFNKTEQVEACDQCDSCTSFNSGASLNVYELDAASNNSVDDIRGLIDQVRIAPQLGSHKVYIIDEVHMLSTAAFNAFLKTLEEPPAHAIFILATTEKHKIIPTILSRCQIFDFQRIKVKDIADHLANVATKEAISADPDALHLIAQKADGALRDALSIFDQIVSFAGSTVTHKSVIDNLNILDHDYYFKVVENALNEDIPANLLLFNDVMEKGFDGHHFIVGLADHFRNLLVCKDPRTVNLLEVGEVTEKGFLDQSKKVDANLAVRALGVLSKTDVDYKSSKNQRLLVEMALMQLCSIKSELEKKNP from the coding sequence ATGTCTGAATTTGTTGTTTCTGCCCGAAAATACAGACCACAAACCTTTGATACGGTTGTGGGGCAAAAATCCATTACTACTACGCTCAAAAGCGCCATCAAGAACGACCATTTAGCTCAGGCTTTTTTGTTCTGCGGTTCGCGTGGAGTAGGGAAAACAACAACGGCACGAATTCTTGCCAAAACGATCAATTGTTTCAATAAAACCGAACAGGTTGAAGCCTGCGATCAGTGCGATAGCTGTACATCGTTTAATTCCGGAGCTTCGCTGAACGTTTATGAATTGGATGCGGCTTCGAATAACTCGGTTGACGATATCCGCGGTTTGATCGATCAGGTGCGCATTGCGCCACAATTGGGAAGCCACAAGGTGTATATCATCGATGAGGTGCACATGTTGTCGACAGCTGCTTTTAATGCGTTCTTGAAAACATTGGAAGAACCGCCGGCACACGCCATTTTCATTTTGGCAACTACCGAAAAACACAAGATTATTCCTACGATTTTGTCACGCTGCCAGATCTTTGATTTCCAGCGGATCAAGGTCAAAGATATTGCCGATCATTTAGCAAATGTAGCAACCAAAGAAGCTATCAGTGCCGATCCGGACGCTCTGCACTTAATTGCTCAAAAAGCAGATGGTGCGTTGCGCGATGCTCTTTCTATTTTTGATCAGATCGTCAGTTTCGCGGGTTCAACAGTTACCCACAAATCGGTGATCGACAACCTTAACATTCTTGATCACGATTATTATTTCAAGGTAGTGGAAAACGCCTTGAATGAAGATATTCCCGCCAACTTGTTGTTATTCAATGATGTGATGGAAAAAGGATTTGACGGACACCACTTCATTGTAGGACTAGCGGATCATTTCCGTAACCTGTTGGTGTGTAAGGATCCGCGGACGGTAAACCTGCTCGAAGTAGGCGAAGTCACCGAAAAAGGATTTTTGGACCAGTCAAAAAAGGTAGACGCAAACCTGGCCGTAAGAGCTTTGGGAGTGCTGAGCAAAACCGATGTCGACTACAAATCCAGCAAGAACCAGCGATTACTCGTAGAAATGGCTCTCATGCAATTGTGTTCGATTAAAAGTGAGCTCGAAAAAAAAAATCCCTAA
- a CDS encoding cystathionine beta-synthase has protein sequence MKIYNNILETIGNTPLVKLNKLTADVKATVLAKVETTNPGNSVKDRMAVKMIEDAEASGLLKPGGTIIEGTSGNTGMGLALVAIIKGYKLICVLNDKQSKEKMDILRAVGAEVVVCPTAVEPTDPRSYYSVSKRLAKEIPNSWYVNQYDNLSNRIAHYEQTGPEIWEQTDGKVTHFVVGVGTGGTISGVGKYLKEKNPNIKIWGIDTYGSVFKKYKETGVFDENEIYPYITEGIGEDILPANVDFDVIDLFEKVTDKDAAVYTRRLAREEGIFVGNSAGAAIGGLLQLKDKLTADDVVVVLFHDHGSRYVGKIFNDDWMRERGFLDENLRTAEDLIARHADQPLVTLYSEELVSHAIMKMRKFNISQIPVLKDGQFVGSLSDNQVYQLLVDNPTLRDTPISKVMQAPFPVVQSTTKIEDVAKLINNDVPAVLVERSNGNKHILTRQDIISSLS, from the coding sequence ATGAAAATCTACAACAATATATTGGAAACCATCGGGAATACGCCGTTGGTGAAATTGAATAAACTGACCGCTGATGTCAAAGCGACCGTGCTTGCCAAAGTGGAAACAACCAATCCCGGAAACTCGGTAAAAGACCGGATGGCCGTGAAAATGATCGAAGATGCTGAAGCTTCAGGTTTGTTAAAACCAGGAGGAACAATCATTGAAGGAACTTCAGGAAATACGGGAATGGGCCTTGCCTTGGTCGCGATCATTAAAGGTTATAAATTGATTTGTGTTCTCAACGACAAGCAGTCGAAAGAGAAAATGGATATTTTGCGTGCTGTTGGCGCTGAAGTGGTTGTTTGTCCGACCGCTGTTGAACCGACAGATCCGCGTTCTTATTACTCGGTTTCCAAACGTTTGGCGAAAGAAATTCCGAATTCGTGGTACGTAAATCAGTACGATAACTTGTCGAACCGAATAGCGCATTACGAACAAACCGGTCCTGAAATCTGGGAACAAACCGACGGAAAAGTCACGCACTTTGTTGTGGGAGTTGGAACTGGTGGAACCATTTCCGGAGTTGGCAAATACCTGAAAGAGAAAAATCCGAACATCAAAATATGGGGAATCGACACCTACGGATCGGTGTTCAAAAAATACAAGGAAACAGGTGTTTTCGACGAGAATGAAATCTATCCGTACATCACGGAAGGGATTGGTGAAGATATTTTGCCGGCGAATGTTGACTTCGACGTGATCGACCTTTTTGAAAAAGTAACCGATAAAGATGCGGCTGTTTATACCCGCAGACTGGCACGCGAAGAAGGAATCTTTGTAGGGAATTCGGCCGGTGCAGCTATCGGTGGATTGTTGCAACTGAAAGACAAACTGACAGCCGACGATGTGGTTGTAGTGTTATTCCACGATCATGGAAGCCGTTATGTTGGGAAAATCTTCAACGACGATTGGATGCGTGAGCGCGGATTCCTGGACGAGAACCTGAGAACTGCCGAAGATTTAATTGCTCGGCATGCCGACCAGCCTTTGGTTACTTTGTATTCGGAAGAATTGGTTTCGCATGCCATCATGAAAATGCGCAAATTCAATATTTCGCAGATTCCGGTACTGAAAGACGGACAGTTTGTAGGATCGCTTAGTGACAACCAGGTTTACCAATTGCTGGTTGACAATCCTACGTTGCGTGATACGCCAATTTCCAAAGTAATGCAGGCGCCTTTCCCGGTTGTGCAGTCAACCACCAAAATTGAGGATGTTGCCAAACTGATCAATAACGATGTTCCTGCTGTTTTGGTTGAACGCTCCAACGGTAACAAGCATATTTTAACGCGCCAGGATATTATTTCATCATTGTCCTGA